From the Musa acuminata AAA Group cultivar baxijiao chromosome BXJ3-7, Cavendish_Baxijiao_AAA, whole genome shotgun sequence genome, one window contains:
- the LOC103991345 gene encoding F-box/kelch-repeat protein At3g61590-like, whose amino-acid sequence MEGEASRESCPASFHRTELAGLRAIPEDTSGCREGSTLVSLDAVLPDDLLEKVFSFLPIVSIIRSGCVCKRWHEAVHAGRRSWIAMSPQRPWYFMFTCSDDVVGGYAYEPSLRKWYGFRFPCIENSNWSTSSSCGLVCLMDGENRSRVFVCNPITKDWKRLQDAPGGEFPDYTALAMSVDRRSHGYVVAVAKCKQVPQDYYQWDFSIHIYESETGTWVTAIREVLVGWRGGDECVICDGVLYSLIYPTGVLGNAESRHCLVMYDLSTRSSRTPLMRMAIPVPCSLTCGRLMNLRERLVMVGGIGKHDRPGIIKGIGIWELHKEAWREVARMPHKFFQGFGELDDVFASSGTDDLIYIQSFGSPALLTFDMSLKQWRWSAKSPVTKRFPLQLFTGFCFEPRLEITC is encoded by the coding sequence ATGGAAGGTGAGGCATCCCGGGAATCATGTCCTGCTTCCTTCCACCGAACCGAGCTTGCTGGATTGAGAGCGATTCCTGAGGACACTAGTGGTTGCCGAGAAGGAAGCACATTAGTCTCGCTGGACGCCGTCTTGCCTGATGACCTACTGGAGAAGGTCTTCTCCTTCTTGCCCATCGTCAGCATCATCAGGTCGGGCTGTGTGTGCAAAAGATGGCACGAAGCTGTACATGCCGGGAGACGTTCGTGGATTGCCATGTCGCCGCAGAGGCCATGGTACTTCATGTTCACCTGCAGCGACGACGTGGTTGGTGGCTACGCCTACGAGCCCAGCCTCCGGAAGTGGTACGGCTTCCGATTCCCCTGCATCGAGAACAGCAACTGGTCCACTTCATCCTCCTGCGGGCTGGTCTGCCTGATGGATGGCGAGAACAGGAGCCGGGTGTTCGTCTGCAACCCGATCACCAAGGACTGGAAGAGGCTGCAGGATGCGCCCGGTGGTGAGTTCCCTGACTACACCGCACTCGCCATGTCCGTGGACAGGAGGTCTCACGGCTACGTGGTCGCGGTGGCAAAGTGCAAGCAGGTGCCGCAGGACTACTACCAGTGGGACTTCTCGATCCACATCTACGAGTCGGAGACTGGGACATGGGTGACCGCTATCAGAGAAGTACTGGTTGGATGGAGGGGAGGGGATGAGTGCGTGATCTGCGATGGAGTCCTCTACTCCTTGATCTACCCCACAGGTGTTCTGGGAAATGCCGAGTCCAGACACTGCCTGGTTATGTATGATCTCTCCACGAGGTCTTCTCGCACGCCGCTCATGCGCATGGCCATCCCTGTCCCATGTTCGCTGACCTGCGGACGGCTGATGAACCTCCGGGAGAGGCTGGTCATGGTCGGTGGGATCGGGAAACACGACCGGCCGGGCATCATCAAGGGGATCGGCATCTGGGAGCTTCACAAGGAGGCATGGCGAGAGGTTGCTCGGATGCCCCACAAGTTCTTCCAGGGGTTCGGTGAGTTGGACGATGTCTTCGCCAGCAGCGGCACCGACGACCTCATCTACATACAAAGCTTTGGATCCCCGGCTCTGCTCACCTTCGACATGAGCCTGAAGCAGTGGAGGTGGTCCGCCAAGTCGCCCGTGACGAAGAGGTTCCCCCTGCAGCTCTTCACTGGCTTCTGCTTCGAGCCCAGGCTCGAGATCACCTGTTGA